A single Lolium perenne isolate Kyuss_39 chromosome 6, Kyuss_2.0, whole genome shotgun sequence DNA region contains:
- the LOC127306382 gene encoding aspartyl protease AED1-like has translation MGSEREVSEDRTGKTCVKMLLLLLLCSYHSTAARAGDADRIYKVPAAGSQKAEAACADPQVTPSSSSGATLQLSHRYGPCSPAPSTDEPTMAELLQRDQLRAEYVQRKFYSGDDALDQSKITVPTNLGTALETLQYVITVGIGSPAVTQKMIIDTGSDVSWVHCSSPNGSVLFDPVKSSTYSPFSCTSTPCTQLGEDGNGCSSSQCQYMVTYGDGSNTTGTYGSDTLALTTSETVANFNFGCSHKEEGFDDKTDGLMGLGGDAESLVSQTAATYGKAFSYCLPQTSRNPGFLTLGAPNSTSGFATTPMYKFENVSTYYGILLQDIAVGGDPLGISPAVFSAGSVMDSGTIITRLPARAYSALSSAFRAGMRGYPRAPTVSLFDTCFDFTGLDLANVSVPAVTLVFDGGVEVDLVYNGIMVAIGDDTMVTECLAFAATSSLSLIGNVQQRTFEVLHDVGQGVFGFRSDAC, from the exons ATGGGCTCTGAGAGAGAAGTTAGCGAGGATCGAACTGGCAAGACTTGTGTTAAGATGTTGCTGCTTCTCCTGCTGTGCAGCTACCATTCTACTGCTGCTCGTGCAGGAGATGCAGATAGAATCTACAAGGTTCCTGCCGCCGGCTCACAGAAGGCTGAAGCCGCCTGCGCCGACCCACAAG TGACTCCATCGTCGTCCAGTGGAGCCACGCTGCAGTTAAGCCACCGGTATGGCCCGTGCTCGCCGGCGCCATCTACGGACGAGCCAACCATGGCGGAGCTTCTCCAGCGTGACCAACTCCGAGCTGAATACGTCCAACGCAAGTTCTACAGCGGCGACGACGCGCTGGATCAATCGAAGATTACCGTGCCGACTAACCTGGGAACAGCCCTGGAGACGCTGCAGTACGTGATCACCGTCGGCATCGGCTCCCCGGCCGTGACCCAGAAAATGATTATCGACACCGGTAGCGACGTGTCGTGGGTGCACTGCTCCAGCCCGAACGGCTCGGTCCTCTTCGACCCCGTCAAGTCCAGCACCTACTCTCCCTTCTCCTGCACCTCCACGCCGTGCACGCAGCTCGGCGAGGACGGCAATGGCTGCTCCAGCTCGCAGTGCCAGTACATGGTCACGTACGGCGACGGCTCCAACACCACCGGCACCTACGGTTCCGACACGCTGGCGCTGACCACTTCCGAAACCGTCGCCAACTTCAACTTTGGGTGCAGCCACAAAGAGGAGGGCTTCGACGACAAAACCGACGGTCTCATGGGGCTGGGTGGCGACGCGGAGTCTCTGGTGTCGCAGACGGCCGCGACCTACGGCAAGGCCTTCTCGTACTGCCTCCCGCAGACCTCGCGCAACCCGGGGTTCCTCACGCTCGGTGCCCCCAACAGCACGTCGGGCTTCGCGACGACGCCCATGTACAAGTTCGAGAACGTGTCCACTTACTACGGCATTCTCCTCCAGGACATCGCCGTCGGCGGGGACCCGCTCGGTATATCGCCCGCCGTCTTCTCCGCGGGGTCCGTGATGGACTCGGGCACGATCATCACGCGGCTCCCAGCGAGGGCGTACTCGGCGCTCTCGTCGGCGTTCAGGGCGGGCATGAGGGGATACCCGAGGGCACCGACCGTCAGCCTCTTCGACACCTGCTTCGATTTCACGGGGCTGGATCTGGCCAATGTCTCGGTACCCGCCGTCACTCTGGTGTTCGACGGCGGCGTGGAGGTCGACCTAGTCTACAACGGCATCATGGTAGCCATCGGCGACGACACTATGGTCACCGAATGCCTCGCATTCGCTGCCACTAGCAGCCTCAGCCTCATTGGCAACGTGCAGCAGCGAACTTTTGAGGTGCTGCACGATGTCGGCCAGGGCGTCTTCGGGTTTCGGTCGGACGCGTGCTGA